The Clostridioides difficile genome has a segment encoding these proteins:
- a CDS encoding flagellar protein FliS, translated as MRLDYMFKYYCDECKDIWNNSSIELCKDIETYSEESQKKCESELDKLIDKVSVHLDKYPSDIVLRKMWIKKGEAFLQKTLEKENIFKLEKMNVEDRKKFLEITKQFIRDARGFDDDLPIEDIMQAMRNVWISNALQLLFGKDVYYSKASFAYSMLYPYTDNYLDSTKTNEMDKTLFNSWLEKRLLGEKIKPNNCHESKVSQMVDYIEEVYPREDFKEVYESLLLIFESQVKSLKQQNKETYLSKDEILSISAEKGGSSVLVDGYLINGIMTNEEIKFCIGYGFLLQISDDLQDIKEDLKYNHNTIMTEMSKEGLLDEVANKLINFTIELIDNFKINSRSEAIIDMIKNDCLMLILFSIAYNTEFFSVEYIKKIERFLPYTISYSLEIKEKMRKKFKNIDFLNNENEYKEMIDTICAK; from the coding sequence ATGAGATTAGATTATATGTTTAAATACTATTGTGATGAATGTAAAGATATATGGAATAATTCAAGTATTGAATTATGTAAAGACATAGAAACATATAGTGAAGAGTCACAAAAAAAGTGTGAAAGCGAATTAGATAAATTGATAGATAAAGTGTCAGTTCACTTAGACAAGTATCCAAGTGATATTGTTTTAAGAAAAATGTGGATAAAAAAAGGTGAAGCTTTTTTGCAAAAAACACTAGAAAAAGAGAATATTTTTAAATTAGAAAAAATGAATGTAGAAGATAGAAAAAAATTCTTAGAAATAACAAAACAATTTATCAGAGATGCTAGAGGATTTGATGATGATTTACCTATAGAAGATATTATGCAGGCCATGAGGAATGTATGGATTTCAAATGCACTGCAATTATTATTTGGAAAAGATGTCTATTATTCAAAAGCAAGCTTTGCATATAGTATGTTATATCCATATACAGACAATTATTTAGATAGTACAAAGACAAATGAAATGGATAAAACTTTATTCAATAGTTGGTTAGAAAAAAGACTCTTAGGAGAAAAAATTAAACCTAATAACTGTCATGAAAGTAAAGTATCTCAGATGGTAGATTATATTGAAGAGGTTTATCCTAGAGAAGATTTCAAAGAAGTATATGAGTCATTGCTATTAATATTTGAAAGCCAAGTAAAGAGTTTAAAACAACAGAATAAGGAAACTTATTTGTCTAAAGACGAAATATTATCTATTTCTGCTGAAAAGGGCGGTTCATCTGTTTTAGTAGATGGATATTTAATAAATGGGATTATGACAAATGAAGAGATAAAGTTTTGTATTGGTTATGGATTTTTATTGCAAATATCTGATGATTTACAGGATATAAAAGAAGATTTAAAGTATAATCATAATACTATAATGACAGAGATGTCAAAAGAAGGTTTATTGGATGAAGTTGCAAATAAATTAATAAACTTTACTATTGAATTAATAGATAACTTTAAAATTAACAGTAGAAGTGAAGCTATAATAGATATGATAAAAAATGATTGTTTAATGTTGATTTTGTTTTCTATAGCTTACAATACTGAATTTTTTTCTGTAGAATATATAAAAAAAATAGAGAGATTTCTTCCATATACGATATCTTATTCACTGGAAATTAAAGAAAAGATGCGAAAAAAATTTAAAAATATTGATTTCTTAAATAATGAAAATGAATATAAAGAAATGATTGATACTATATGTGCAAAGTAG